The Myxococcales bacterium genome includes the window AAGACAGCGAGCCGGTGGCCGAGGCGATTTGGGTCGTTGGGAAGAAGATGGCGCCAGCCTGACCGTCATCGTTCTTGGCCGCGGTCTCGCGGAAGATGTCGCCACGCGCGGCGACCATCAGCTCGGATGACAGCTTGTAACGCGCGTAGAGCGCCGCCGCCTCCCAATGGCTGCGACCAAATTTAGTTTGTTCGACGCCAACATCGACGTGCGCGAGCAGGGAGAGCGCAGGCGTGACATGCCACGTGGCATGGGCGTCGATTAGATGCCGCCACGGGGAGCCTTCGGGTGCGCCTTCGCTGCGTTCGACGCCGCCAAAGTAAAGCACCGAGGCGGTAAGCTGTTCCGGCACCGCATAGCTAAATTGCAGCGAAACTGATTTGGCGTCGTTGTTGTCGACGACGCTGTTGTAGCCGTTATAGCCCGCCGCGGTGATCGACAGGCGATCGCTGACGGCTAACTTGGCGCGCGCGCCGGTGTGATAAAATGGCAAGCCAAAAAACAGATTGGAGCGCGAGAAGTTCCAGTTGTCGCGCACGGCAATGCCTTCGGGGCCGATCGGCGACAGGAACAGCCCCGCCGCGAGTTCGAGCTTTGGTTGTTGAGGCAAGCGGTAGGCGACGTTGGCTTGTTGCACGTATTGCCAGACATCGGCGCCGGTGGCGCTCGCGCCGCCCGCACCCGCCAGCGCAGGTTCCGCCGCATAGTAGGTGCGCGGCGTAGCGCCGTATTGCAAGCCAAGCGTCCCGGTAAAGCCATCGTCTTGCCACGTGGTGGTCAAGGCCACCGCATCGAGCGTAAAACTGTTGTGGCGGTTGTCAAAGCCACGCCAATTGGTCAGACCATTGCTCGGGTTGCCGAGATTCCATTGATAATACATTTCGACATACCCGCTCGTCGCTACCTCGGGGTCGGCGGCCAGCGTTGACAGTGGCGCGGCCACCAGCGTTGTCGAGACAAGCAGGCTAAATTTGGTAAGAGCTCGCATAGAACACATCCTTCGCCATCAGCGTAAGGCGTGGTCGCAAGCTGTAC containing:
- a CDS encoding porin, coding for MRALTKFSLLVSTTLVAAPLSTLAADPEVATSGYVEMYYQWNLGNPSNGLTNWRGFDNRHNSFTLDAVALTTTWQDDGFTGTLGLQYGATPRTYYAAEPALAGAGGASATGADVWQYVQQANVAYRLPQQPKLELAAGLFLSPIGPEGIAVRDNWNFSRSNLFFGLPFYHTGARAKLAVSDRLSITAAGYNGYNSVVDNNDAKSVSLQFSYAVPEQLTASVLYFGGVERSEGAPEGSPWRHLIDAHATWHVTPALSLLAHVDVGVEQTKFGRSHWEAAALYARYKLSSELMVAARGDIFRETAAKNDDGQAGAIFFPTTQIASATGSLSYQPTTHALVQLEIRHDRADDDLFFSGDVALTPEGNAIANASDQSTISVGVTAWF